From the genome of Impatiens glandulifera chromosome 9, dImpGla2.1, whole genome shotgun sequence, one region includes:
- the LOC124916737 gene encoding non-specific lipid transfer protein GPI-anchored 25 codes for MSIGIQVLIQTIAVELILMLLLALASTPRSPPPPDPAAAVGCSNEVVSFSACLPYISSSPNNRSSKPSMQCCRMFSYAFLRQEATCLCYLVRRPLIYSFPLNTTRLYYLSTLCRRSKIGFVANHSLESLCSDTGIHSFEPPPAPPPPPPPLISSPVGSTNGSSSSSDSITVALKSLAMEIFLITSSLLAAIFTSL; via the exons ATGTCGATCGGGATTCAAGTTCTGATTCAGACGATAGCAGTTGAACTTATCCTGATGTTGCTATTGGCACTGGCCTCCACTCCACGATCCCCGCCGCCACCGGATCCAGCGGCAGCAGTCGGCTGTTCCAACGAGGTAGTCTCGTTCTCTGCTTGCCTCCCTTATATTTCATCTTCCCCGAACAATCGCTCTTCCAAGCCTTCAATGCAGTGCTGCCGCATGTTCTCCTATGCTTTTCTGAGACAGGAGGCTACATGTCTTTGCTATCTCGTTCGTCGACCTCTGATCTACAGTTTCCCTCTCAACACTACACGCCTTTATTATCTCTCTACACTCTGCCGTCGGAGTAAAATCGGATTTGTTGCTAACCACTCTCTCGAATCATTATGCTCAG ATACAGGCATTCATAGTTTCGAACCTCCACCAGCACCACCTCCTCCGCCGCCGCCCTTGATAAGCTCACCAGTAGGCTCAACAAATGGTTCATCTTCTAGTTCAGATTCAATAACTGTGGCCCTGAAGTCCTTGGCCATGGAGATTTTTCTTATCACTAGCAGCTTATTGGCTGCAATATTCACTAGCCTGTGA
- the LOC124916425 gene encoding uncharacterized protein LOC124916425 — MEIESVKCECCGLKEECSEEYIMQVKGDFNGKWLCGLCSEAVRDELIVGRRKSNIKQFEMYDAVKAHMSFCGKYKSNPAIRVADGMRKMLRRSSGIHNMSKYSSSSNK; from the coding sequence ATGGAAATTGAATCAGTAAAATGTGAATGCTGTGGGTTGAAAGAAGAGTGCAGTGAGGAGTATATTATGCAGGTGAAGGGAGATTTCAATGGGAAATGGCTATGTGGGTTGTGTTCAGAAGCTGTTAGAGATGAATTAATAGTTGGAAGAAGGAAAAGTAATATTAAGCAGTTTGAGATGTACGATGCAGTCAAGGCTCACATGTCTTTCTGTGGAAAGTACAAATCTAATCCTGCCATTAGAGTAGCTGATGGGATGAGGAAAATGCTCAGGAGAAGCTCAGGAATCCACAACATGTCTAAATATTCCTCTTCTTCCAACAAGTAA
- the LOC124916426 gene encoding uncharacterized protein LOC124916426: MMGKSKQTKRKNMEIDNLNDREGCMKVAVNGSGKGLPYAPVDWPEPGDIWRWKVGNRISVKGYFRDRYLHMPTRLHSTYNCKLRRFTSKRSLSKFITENYPNEDADKVLSSFCWEIPAEKERSIKKVHGGDQVEEFSFESDEVQSDSDAEPGFPIARCKAGNKRCISLVENLSPSGGEANICNMCCRDNTFCRDCSCTICFETIKEGSLDYIRCESTTDKNFVCGHIVHVRCALTIFMAGKVGGRIDLDAECLCRPCDSKNDLIPHVEKILKACQSSSSKEGVEKWLNMCESILKGSMRTKSIELMRFVQLTITKVYI; encoded by the exons ATGATGGGCAAATCGAAACAGACGAAGAGAAAGAATATGGAGATAGATAACCTAAATGATAGAGAAGGGTGTATGAAAGTTGCTGTTAATGGTTCAGGTAAAGGTCTGCCATATGCTCCTGTAGACTGGCCTGAACCAGGTGATATATGGAGATGGAAGGTTGGCAATAGAATTTCCGTGAAAGGATATTTCCGTGATAGATATCTGCACATGCCTACCCGTCTCCATTCAACATATAATTGTAAACTTCGTCGTTTCACAAGTAAACGTTCCCTCAGCAAATTCATCACTGAAAATTATCCAAATGAAGATGCTGATAAAGTTTTGTCATCATTTTGTTGGGAAATTCCAGCAGAAAAGGAAAGGTCTATCAAAAAAG TACATGGAGGTGATCAAGTGGAGGAATTTTCATTTGAATCTGACGAGGTTCAATCAGATTCTGATGCCGAACCTGGCTTTCCAATTGCAAGATGTAAAGCAGGAAATAAAAGGTGCATCAGTCTTGTGGAAAACTTGTCTCCCTCTGGAGGAGAAGCGAATATTTGTAATATGTGCTGCAGGGACAATACTTTTTGTCGGGACTGTTCTTGCACTATATGTTTTGAAACTATTAAGGAAGGCAGCTTAGACTACATTAGATGCGAGTCTACTACTGACAAAAACTTTGTATGTGGACACATTGTTCATGTGAGGTGTGCTCTTACAATTTTCATGGCAGGGAAAGTTGGAGGAAGAATTGATTTGGATGCAGAGTGTCTTTGCCGCCCATGCGATTCAAAGAATGATTTGATTCCCCATGTGGAAAAGATATTAAAGGCTTGTCAATCTAGCTCTTCTAAGGAAGGTGTTGAGAAGTGGTTAAACATGTGTGAAAGTATTTTAAAAGGTTCCATGAGGACAAAATCAATAGAATTGATGAGGTTTGTTCAACTAACCATCAcaaaggtatatatataa
- the LOC124916427 gene encoding pre-rRNA-processing protein TSR2 homolog, with protein MTSGAGEAPPPLKDGITTLLSRWNGLQMAIQNEWGGRDSVQKSHQLASDILSWFLQSKETVLCLEDLESMLHESLLLTFNTEIEDGSIEQVAEQLMLLHEEHMQAKD; from the exons ATGACGAGCGGAGCCGGGGAAGCGCCACCACCGTTGAAGGACGGGATTACAACGTTATTGTCGAGATGGAACGGCCTCCAAATGGCAATCCAGAACGAGTGGGGAGGTCGGGACTCCGTCCAGAAATCCCATCAACTAGCCTCCGATATCCTTTCTTGGTTCCTTCAATCCAAAG aGACAGTATTATGCCTTGAAGACTTGGAGAGCATGCTACACGAGAGCTTGTTATTGACCTTTAACACAGAGATTGAGGATGGTAGCATAGAgcaa GTAGCAGAACAGTTGATGCTTCTGCATGAAGAACATATGCAAGCCAAggactaa
- the LOC124914469 gene encoding FRIGIDA-like protein 4a — protein MGSLPDPSGEFTQPSPPPPSFDEFQRQTSLMTSCTLLWKELSDHFSSIEKDIQKKSEALKRRIRSLDNQTKESLEILKKREVTIDGSVSIALEKVEESEESALNALESKWQEDNAAADGGEVDDAEGLLLKLRSYCTKMDCNGFWKFVTVRKRELESMRAQMPAALSDCIDPSRFVLEAISEVFPVDKSGRGSNDFGWACVMILESLIPVVVDPILGNSRLMVTPKMKERAKEIAETWKASLDERGGIENVKTPDVHTFLQHLVTFGIVKEEDLELYRKLVIASAWRKQMPKLAVSLGLGDKMSELIEELIKRGQHIDAVHFIHAVGLMNKFPPVPLLKAFLKDAKKASLLVQDDPASASSASASPLRKELSALQAVIKCIEEYKLETELPLENLKKRLEQLEKTKNEKKKPAASMAANKRTRGNINGGGMAPPAKAGRSTNAYVSSFPTSPAYVRSPSNPNEHPLSPAVYGNRTSPSSSSNYHPYSSPPLEAVAVGPVQFVGGYMAPAVVNYSPPYGMGVTTTYQPAYYYP, from the exons ATGGGTTCCCTCCCGGATCCCAGCGGCGAATTCACTCAgccgtcgccgccgccgcctaGCTTTGATGAGTTCCAGAGACAGACGTCACTCATGACGAGCTGTACTCTTCTCTGGAAGGAGTTATCCGATCACTTCTCCTCTATCGAGAAGGACATCCAGAAGAAATCGGAAGCGCTTAAACGCAGGATCAGAAGCCTCGACAATCAAACGAAAGAATCACTTGAAATTCTGAAGAAGAGAGAGGTCACCATCGATGGCTCTGTCTCGATCGCTCTCGAAAAAGTTGAAGAGAGTGAAGAATCGGCTCTTAACGCTCTCGAATCTAAATGGCAGGAAGATAACGCTGCTGCCGATGGAGGGGAAGTCGACGATGCTGAAGGATTGCTGTTGAAATTGCGTTCTTACTGCACCAAGATGGACTGCAATGGTTTCTGGAAGTTTGTGACCGTGAGGAAGAGAGAATTGGAATCGATGAGGGCTCAAATGCCAGCGGCTTTGTCTGATTGTATCGATCCATCCAGGTTCGTGTTGGAGGCAATATCTGAGGTGTTTCCGGTTGATAAGAGCGGAAGAGGGTCGAATGACTTTGGGTGGGCATGTGTAATGATATTGGAATCATTAATTCCGGTGGTGGTTGATCCAATTTTAGGAAATTCCCGTCTTATGGTTACACCGAAGATGAAGGAAAGGGCCAAGGAGATTGCTGAGACATGGAAGGCTAGCTTGGATGAAAGAGGTGGTATTGAGAATGTGAAGACTCCGGATGTGCATACCTTTTTGCAGCATTTGGTGACGTTTGGAATTGTCAAGGAAGAAGACCTTGAATTGTACAGGAAGCTTGTAATTGCTTCTGCTTGGCGTAAACAGATGCCAAAACTTGCTGTCTCACTCGGATTGGGAGATAAAATGTCAG AGTTGATTGAGGAATTGATAAAGAGAGGACAGCATATCGATGCTGTTCATTTCATCCATGCTGTGGGTCTTATGAACAAGTTCCCTCCAGTTCCATTGCTGAAAGCTTTTCTCAAGGATGCTAAGAAGGCTTCTCTTCTGGTTCAGGATGATCCTGCCTCTGCCTCCTCTGCTTCTGCATCG cCTCTTCGGAAGGAACTGTCAGCACTACAGGCGGTGATAAAATGCATAGAAGAGTACAAACTAGAAACCGAACTACCTCTAGAGAATCTGAAAAAACGCCTTGAACAGCTAGAGAAGACAAAGAACGAAAAGAAAAAGCCAGCAGCTTCAATGGCTGCAAACAAGCGTACCCGAGGAAACATTAATGGAGGAGGAATGGCTCCTCCTGCAAAGGCTGGGCGATCGACGAATGCTTATGTGTCATCATTCCCTACATCTCCAGCATATGTGAGGTCTCCATCGAATCCAAACGAGCATCCTCTGTCCCCAGCAGTTTATGGAAACAGAACAAGCCCTTCTAGTTCTAGTAATTATCATCCTTACTCGTCACCACCACTCGAGGCTGTTGCGGTTGGTCCAGTACAGTTTGTGGGTGGATATATGGCTCCGGCAGTAGTAAACTATTCACCTCCTTATGGTATGGGAGTGACTACAACTTATCAGCCAGCTTATTACTATCCATAA
- the LOC124916428 gene encoding uncharacterized protein LOC124916428, whose translation MRDFPTCLGENGVQVGNGSCSSVNRVSQNTVICVYTCKLLDLSCLITITWSKNLMGQCHSVEISDLSGQSLSKFVLKPTLFSKRKGFKSLDILNSVKIGLFWDLSSAHFGSGPEPLEGFYLALVCDNEMVLLIGDMKKEAFRKTSSTPSIKNATFISKREHMFGKRLFGTRVQFHDDGPVHELTIECDTAHDFRLVVSLDSKIAMLVKRIQWKFRGNHTIWVDGAAVEVFWDIHNWLFGTAFGDAVFVFQTSTPTTTEKTLVGRRAFSGPCVPQWPDCFEDSKTTGLGFSLILCVCKHD comes from the coding sequence ATGAGGGATTTCCCGACATGTTTGGGTGAAAACGGTGTACAGGTCGGCAATGGTTCGTGTTCCAGTGTTAATAGAGTGTCTCAAAATACAGTTATATGTGTATATACCTGCAAATTGCTTGACCTTTCTTGTTTGATAACCATAACTTGGAGCAAGAATTTGATGGGTCAGTGTCATAGTGTTGAGATTTCTGATTTGTCTGGTCAATCTCTCTCCAAATTCGTTTTAAAGCCGACCCTTTTCTCAAAAAGGAAAGGGTTTAAGAGCTTAGACATATTGAACTCAGTCAAAATTGGTTTGTTTTGGGACTTATCATCAGCTCATTTTGGATCAGGGCCAGAACCACTTGAAGGGTTTTACTTGGCATTGGTTTGTGACAACGAAATGGTTCTGCTAATTGGTGATATGAAGAAAGAAGCATTCAGAAAGACAAGCTCAACACCTTCCATCAAAAACGCAACTTTCATTTCTAAAAGGGAACATATGTTTGGGAAACGATTATTTGGTACTAGGGTACAATTTCACGACGACGGTCCTGTTCACGAACTCACGATCGAGTGCGACACGGCCCACGATTTCAGGTTAGTGGTCTCGCTGGATTCTAAGATCGCGATGCTTGTGAAGCGTATACAGTGGAAATTCAGGGGGAATCACACCATTTGGGTTGACGGCGCCGCCGTGGAGGTGTTTTGGGACATCCACAATTGGCTCTTCGGTACTGCGTTCGGGGATGCTGTCTTCGTATTCCAAACGTCGACGCCGACGACGACGGAGAAGACGTTGGTGGGGAGACGGGCATTCTCCGGCCCTTGTGTGCCGCAGTGGCCTGATTGCTTTGAGGATTCGAAAACAACAGGCCTGGGATTCTCGCTCATTTTGTGCGTTTGTAAACACGACTGA